In Lodderomyces elongisporus chromosome 1, complete sequence, the DNA window TCCCATCACAAGGATTGcaaaacttgaaaacaTTGGACCTTATCAGTAATTACATTGGTGATATACGCAATATAAACTTTGCTCAATACTTCCCATCACTAGAGAATTTGATGataaagtttgaaaatgaagatcCATCGCAAAAGTTTGAATTTAGTCAAATAAGTCTTCCTCAAACACTTCAAACGCTCGACCTTCAGGCCAAGCGAATACACACTTTTAATGTGATTGCAGGACCAAAGTATCTTGCTAGACTTGATTTGTCATACAATTACCCATTGAACTTCAATTTTGACAACACGTTTGAAGCAATTAAAGAGTTGAAACTAAATTATAACCGCTCCATCATTTCATCAATATACCgattcaatttgtttgatataaccaatttcattttcttcaaagttgaagaattgCATTTGCTGGGAtgcaacatcaacaatgaaGACTTGGAGGCACTAGATGTAAAGTACAGTCAAGGACAAGGacaaatacaacaacataGTGCGAAAGAAAATCTGTTACCTAGATCCAGCTTAAGGAAACTAAGTCTTGCAAATAACAAGATTACAAATCTTCGCTGCTTCAAAAACGACTTATTTGGAAACATGACATCTCTAGAGTCGATTGATTTATCATTTAATGCATTCTATTACCTCAATAATGACAATTTCCCACtctcaaaaacaaagtttCCAAACTTGTTGAATGTTAACCTCACAGGCAATTCCAGATTGACATCAGTGAGGCTAGTTGGGGACTATCCTAGAGTTGAAACGACATACACTCCTGTCAAGCAAGATTTTTGATATTGATTGAGTACCAACAGCACCAGCATCATCAGCAAcggcaacagcaacaacagtaacaatGTTTGGTACCACGAAACACACCTCTACTGCAATTCTCTCCCAaacaaaaacgaaaacgaaaaccctaaaaaaaaaaaatgcaaatagAAAGtatagtaaaaaaaaggaaaggagaatgaataaaaaatttcataTCGTAATCTGGTCATTAAGTTCTATAAAATGATTATACATTATAAAATATTGTTGGAAATCGTTGAAAGATATGTCTAATATTTATAACATGTATATTTGCACTCTTTGTTTCCCCCCTGCCCCCTCTCCCCCCTAACCTCTAAAATTTTTATCATGTCACATTGGGGAAGTATGAACTTCGCTGAGAACTGATTGAGTGCGGAGTAACGACAACTTCCTTTAACAAAATGGGGTAATTCTTACTAATCATCGTTCTCAAATTTGTTCGCTTTATCGGTTTTGACAAAAAGCCATTCATCCCGGCATTATAGCACTCCTTAATATTGGAATCATCAGCAAATGCAGTCAATGCAATTATTGGTTTGGtgaatttcaaattctgTCGGATAATATTTACAGCGGTGATTCCATCCATTATGGGCATTTGAATATCCATAAAGATCAAGTCAAATTGATCTTTGGAAGACTCTGATTCAAGCGAATTCTTGACAAACTCTACTGCTTCGGCGCCATTGGCTGCCATTGTCAAATTGTTGAATCCCTCGAGTTTCAACATTCTTTTAATCACTTCTTGGTTAACATGATTATCCTCTGCAACAAGGATCTTTAAATTGAATATATCTTCCATAACGGAGTTGACGGGAACAGACGGCGGATGCGTAGGCGTAGATACAGAGCTCAGGGAGTTATCATACCCTTCACTTGGACCAGCACCCACGTTTCCAGCACCTGATGCAGACTGAACATTAGCCGTGCCCGTTGAGCCTTGTGAAAATGCTTGTGATTTCTCAAAGTTCAGAATGGACGATGTTTTGGTGACACTATTCGTTGAAGAACACGTAGAAGTAGTAATTATAGCGGGCGATGAACCATGCGAGATTAGTGAAGGGCGAATCTTATGCGCCGTTGACTTGAAAGTGATATTTTGCTCATGTCTAGATGATCCATTCTCGCTAGATGAAGAAgtagcaacaccatcaccTATACTTGTAATATTGTCTATTTTTCGAGTACTTGAACCTTCCTTGCTAtcaccttcttcttcttggaTTTCTTCGATGACAGCTTTGTTGTTCAATTCAAAGTCAGGATTGAATTCATCTTGACACATCTCTGCCAACTCATCAGCAGGAATAGCTATTTCGCCAGTTTGCGGTAATGGTATAGTCAATGTGAATGTTGATCCCTGGCCAATAGTTGATTTCAATGTTAAAGTTCCATTCATCATTTTGGCCAATTGTCGACAAATACTAAGTCCTAGCCCCGTACCCCCATAACTTCTACTTAAAGTTTGATCGCCTTGTACAAATGGCTCAAAAACTTTATCCTGCAAGGCGGGTTCAATCCCGGGACCGGTATCTGTCACCGAGATTTGCAAGACCCAAGATCTCGGCAGGTACAATGGTCGAATAGGGTAAGAAACACGACCATTGACAAAAGTTTTGTCAGTTGAATCACGAAGTTCCTTTTTGTCCAACGTTGGATACGATTtataatctttttctttcggCATAACATAATGTCTTGTTTGAGTTTTTGGTTCAATAGTAGGGGTAGTGCCTTCAAATTCAGTAGCCCCTTTGCTTTGTGTGGCAACTATAGATTCCTTGCTAGCTAAAGAGCTAATCTTTGTAATATCAGAATCATTACGTATAACGCCCTGAGCTTGGTTTACACTGTTTTCATCTTTGCTTCCTTCATCACATTCCTCGGTGGAATTGTTCTTATATTCAACATTAGAAGGAGCTTTGGGCAAcgattttgaatttgacaAAAATTGTTGCTCAAACAACGCGTCTTCATATTGCGATGTTGACATGGTGACTAAACTGATATTATCCTCATCGCCATCAGCAACGCCAGTCAATGGGTTTACCATTCCTGGAGTTTTTGAGTCTCTAAAAGTTCTCAGCTGTCGTTTACCTTGAGTTGCTTGACTGGTGCGACTAATTCTGCTAGATACTGAATTCAGTCTCTTGTGGGGTTTTccttgttgcagttgttgcagttgttgcagttgttgcagttgttgcaattgttgCAGCTGTTCTGGATGCAGTAGTTGACGCGATGTATTAGGCGGTGGTGGATATTTAGGGTTATTAAAAAGACAGACTTTTTCATAATCACAAGCTTTTGAAGTTGCTGCGTCGTATTCGCCCAAAAGTTTAAacacaacatcaacattgcCATCTATAGGTGTGAATTTTAATGAGTTGGATACCAAATTCATGATTATCTGAATAATCCGATTGGAATCGCCAAAAAGTATTAGTTTCCTCAATGCATTAGGTTTGACATACATTTTAAAGTTGACTCCTTGGTCTTGTGCCGATTTGTTAAAAATTGATCTTATCTGATAGACTATTTCAAGGATTTGAAAATCCGACTTTTCCAACTTTGACCTATTCAATGTGTTTTTTGAATAAGTTAGCAATTCCGTCAAAATATGTAAAAGCAACTCTCCTGAGCGTTGTATCAATTTAAGCGAATCTTGAATTTTCGAATGGTCTTTCTCCTCCATTGCTATTGAGGTCATTCCCAATATACCATTCAACGGAGTACGCAATTCATGTGATATGTTGGCTATGAAAACCGTTTTGGCTTCATTTGCGGCCTCTGCTTCAAGTTTAGACGCCTCCAATTCCTTAGTTCTAAGCTTGACACGGTCTTCTAGATGTGTATATTGCTTGTCCAATTCATCGGTCATGATATTGAATGCTTCGGACAACTCTGTCAATTCatctttgaaaatttttttggagGGCACAATTCTCATGGGTAATTTGATTCCAGTCGAGTATTGTACAGACTCGCCACCAGTTGATGATAATACACTTTCGTGTCCGCCAAATTTCTCATCCATTGCTGCACCTTCACCGTTGGTGTTTTTGATACCTTTATTGTTTCTATGGCGATCATTGTGATGATCATTGTGATGATCGTCAGGATCATTATTTCCAGAAGACGATGTATTTCTGTTACTCCATTTATTCGAAAAGAatcccttttcctttttatatCCAGTTATTGCTTCGGTAGATTCCTTAAGTTTTGTGATTGGACGGATAAACCACACAGCCAAGGGAAAGGTAATTAAACACATAAAAGCTCCAATACCAATCACCACTCCAATAATAATTTTCTTTAGCTTTTCGACTGGCTCGTCAAACACTGATTGTCGTTGCACAACAATAATGTCCCATAACAAGTTATTTATGTAGATTTGAGTATATCCGATGGCAACACTAAAACCTGCAAATGCTTTGACATTGGTGGCTACCCCTGATGGTGATTCGATAGCTGTCTTTATCGAGTCGGATGCATTTATGCTATACGGCACCCCCGGCTGGATCAAGGTTGCTTCCGAGGGAAAGACTATTTCAAATCCAATTGCTGGATTTGTTGATTGATCTATATTTGTGTCCAGGTTTTCGACAATTAACCCATCGACGATGGTGCCAAATATGGGTTTGACTGCTATTGTTGAGTAGTCCTCGGTTGAAACATTCAATGCTTCTTGAATAGTAGCAGCCGAAGCTACAACTGACAAGTAGCCTGCAACATATGGTTGGTTAATAAGAATCGAGGAGTTTGCATAGACGGGTAATGTGACCCCCATAAAGTATGGGCTGTTGACATCTGTTTTTGAAATGTTGGCCAAGGGTCCAGTAAAGTAAAATTCTGAGCTGTTGGTGTTTAGTAATGGTGCTGGAATAGAGGCGTTAGCCTTTAAAGGAAATAGCAGGTCTGCAGTGTCTGTCGATACGGTTGTGATATTGTTGTATGATGATGCCATAACCTCTAGATCCAAGTTGTATAATCtagcagcagcaaatgTTTCAGTTGATGTCATAAATTGTTCCAAAGTTTCTTGAGCGTCAACAAATACATCTCTTGAGTTGTTGCCTGCTCTATACTGTGAAAGCGGAGTAGTTATTGAGTCGATTGATGCCAATGAGCCCACTTGGTATGCAACATACGCAACAGCTTGTTGAACTTGAGCAGTCTTTAGTTGTGAGATGACGTATAATCTTTCCCCACGAAGGTTGGTCAAGTTATCACTAAAGTACAGGCCTGTAACAATACCCAATATTAACAAGGAAAGAAGCGATGCAAAGCAGACTAGCACAATCAACTGCGGTCGGATGCCGACTTTTAACCTTCTCATACTGGATATATGATGTTATAGTACTGAAAATAGtaatttgaaataaaaaaagatttataTGGGAACGAAACGAActgaaaagaaagcaaaaagaaaaataaaagacaGGACAATACGTCAATATCGCGACATCAATGTAGAATAAAGTAAAGACAAAATGTGCTCAGTAGATGAACTGTGGCAGGCGGCGgagtaaag includes these proteins:
- the SLN1_1 gene encoding Histidine kinase osmosensor, with translation MRRLKVGIRPQLIVLVCFASLLSLLILGIVTGSYFSDNLTNLRGERLYVISQLKTAQVQQAVAYVAYQVGSLASIDSITTPLSQYRAGNNSRDVFVDAQETLEQFMTSTETFAAARLYNLDLEVMASSYNNITTVSTDTADSLFPLKANASIPAPLLNTNSSEFYFTGPLANISKTDVNSPYFMGVTLPVYANSSILINQPYVAGYLSVVASAATIQEALNVSTEDYSTIAVKPIFGTIVDGLIVENSDTNIDQSTNPAIGFEIVFPSEATLIQPGVPYSINASDSIKTAIESPSGVATNVKAFAGFSVAIGYTQIYINNLLWDIIVVQRQSVFDEPVEKLKKIIIGVVIGIGAFMCLITFPLAVWFIRPITKLKESTEAITGYKKEKGFFSNKWSNRNTSSSGNNDPDDHHNDHHNDRHRNNKGIKNTNGEGAAMDEKFGGHESVLSSTGGESVQYSTGIKLPMRIVPSKKIFKDELTELSEAFNIMTDELDKQYTHLEDRVKLRTKELEASKLEAEAANEAKTVFIANISHELRTPLNGILGMTSIAMEEKDHSKIQDSLKLIQRSGELLLHILTELLTYSKNTLNRSKLEKSDFQILEIVYQIRSIFNKSAQDQGVNFKMYVKPNALRKLILFGDSNRIIQIIMNLVSNSLKFTPIDGNVDVVFKLLGEYDAATSKACDYEKVCLFNNPKYPPPPNTSRQLSHPEQSQQLQQSQQSQQSQQSQQGKPHKRSNSVSSRISRTSQATQGKRQSRTFRDSKTPGMVNPLTGVADGDEDNISLVTMSTSQYEDALFEQQFLSNSKSLPKAPSNVEYKNNSTEECDEGSKDENSVNQAQGVIRNDSDITKISSLASKESIVATQSKGATEFEGTTPTIEPKTQTRHYVMPKEKDYKSYPTLDKKELRDSTDKTFVNGRVSYPIRPLYSPRSWVLQISVTDTGPGIEPALQDKVFEPFVQGDQTLSRSYGGTGLGLSICRQLAKMMNGTLTLKSTIGQGSTFTLTIPLPQTGEIAIPADELAEMCQDEFNPDFELNNKAVIEEIQEEEGDSKEGSSTRKIDNITSIGDGVATSSSSENGSSRHEQNITFKSTAHKIRPSLISHGSSPAIITTSTCSSTNSVTKTSSISNFEKSQAFSQGSTGTANVQSASGAGNVGAGPSEGYDNSSSSVSTPTHPPSVPVNSVMEDIFNLKILVAEDNHVNQEVIKRMLKLEGFNNLTMAANGAEAVEFVKNSLESESSKDQFDLIFMDIQMPIMDGITAVNIIRQNLKFTKPIIALTAFADDSNIKECYNAGMNGFLSKPIKRTNLRTMISKNYPILLKEVVVTPHSISSQRSSYFPNVT